The Etheostoma cragini isolate CJK2018 chromosome 5, CSU_Ecrag_1.0, whole genome shotgun sequence genome contains a region encoding:
- the zgc:158260 gene encoding putative protein FAM47C: METKNTRTIFPWYKERLQTKYHKAPANKMAVIGSVSSVLSGERGVSPVIFHDTPNQKSSITSQKHKKCISKEHACFSKQMTQKQIRREYVAAVEAKLKQHPLAMYPHYKDHLTPDLFDKVLSVLYPDMSVNSASALPTLTGDDVEVEDEEEPSLEEVNWQKQVNWQFDV, encoded by the exons atggaaacaaaaaacacgCGGACAATTTTCCCTTG GTACAAGGAGAGGTTGCAGACCAAGTATCATAAAGCCCCAGCAAACAAGATGGCCGTGATTGGTAGTGTCTCGTCAGTCTTATCCGGGGAGAGAGGTGTCTCACCAGTCATTTTTCATGACACTCCAAACCAGAAGTCCAGCATAACAAgtcaaaagcataaaaagtgcATCTCTAAAGAACATGCTTGCTTTTCAAAACAGATGACCCAAAAGCAGATTCGCAGGGAATACGTGGCTGCTGTTGAGGCAAAACTCAAACAGCATCCTCTGGCTATGTACCCACACTATAAGGATCATTTGACCCCAGAT TTATTTGATAAGGTGTTATCCGTTCTGTACCCAGACATGAGCGTTAACAGTGCCTCTGCACTTCCTACGCTTACAGGAGATGATGTGGAGGTGGAAGACGAGGAAGAGCCAAGTCTGGAAGAAGTAAACTGGCAAAAGCAAGTAAACTGGCAATTTGATGTGTAG